The following coding sequences are from one Salvia hispanica cultivar TCC Black 2014 chromosome 3, UniMelb_Shisp_WGS_1.0, whole genome shotgun sequence window:
- the LOC125216057 gene encoding 50S ribosomal protein L4, chloroplastic, whose protein sequence is MATASPSSVSFFSSSIFLSTPSPSPKTLQFPRRRPPLAKIHAELATVPILSFDGDQVGSATLNLKSAPPETARAVVHRGITTDLTNRRRGTASTLTRAEVRGGGAKPYPQKKTGRARRGSQRTPLRPGGGVIFGPKPKDWSIKINRKEKRLAISTAIASALGNAIVVEDFEEKFEKPKTKEFIALMKRLGLDPKRKSMFLMTEVSDNVRLSSRNLGTLKMLTPRTLNLFDVLDAESLVLSKGAVDFLNERYGLDGDGDDEDEDEFEEEDEGAEAEVEGDTDSSE, encoded by the coding sequence ATGGCGACCGCATCTCCTTCTTCAGtctccttcttctcctcctccattTTCCTCTCCACGCCCTCCCCCTCCCCCAAAACCCTCCAATTCCCCCGCCGCCGCCCTCCCCTCGCCAAAATCCACGCCGAGCTCGCCACCGTCCCCATCCTCTCCTTCGACGGCGACCAGGTCGGCTCCGCCACGCTCAACCTCAAATCCGCCCCTCCGGAGACCGCCCGCGCCGTCGTCCACCGCGGAATCACCACCGACCTCACCAATCGCCGCCGCGGCACGGCCTCAACCCTAACCCGCGCCGAGGtccgcggcggcggcgccaAGCCCTACCCGCAGAAGAAGACCGGCCGCGCCAGGCGCGGCTCCCAGCGGACGCCGCTCCGGCCCGGCGGAGGCGTGATTTTCGGCCCGAAGCCCAAGGACTGGTCGATTAAGATCAACCGGAAGGAGAAGAGGCTGGCGATCTCGACCGCGATCGCGAGCGCGCTCGGGAACGCGATCGTGGTGGAGGATTTCGAGGAGAAGTTCGAGAAGCCGAAGACGAAGGAGTTCATCGCGCTGATGAAGAGGCTAGGGCTCGATCCGAAGAGGAAATCGATGTTTCTGATGACGGAGGTTTCGGATAATGTGAGGCTTTCGAGTAGGAATTTGGGGACGCTGAAGATGCTGACGCCGAGAACGCTGAATCTGTTCGATGTTTTGGATGCGGAGAGCTTGGTTCTGAGCAAAGGAGCTGTGGATTTTTTGAATGAGAGGTATGGATTGGATGGAgatggtgatgatgaagatgaagatgagttTGAAGAGGAAGATGAAG